In Solanum lycopersicum chromosome 3, SLM_r2.1, the genomic stretch GTctgtatacactgatatacagacacgatataatataaatatgtgtaaAAAATGTGATTGTCAAGGGAACGTAGAGGGACGCCTATTCTAATTAACATTCGGAATTAGGCAAACAATGCGGACGTAGGGTGCAGCCCGTATACATTAGTATACATTATCGGGCGACGATATACACTTGTTaagtaagttttaaaaattgtacAGGTACAAATACGCAAGGCAATACAGGGAAAAGTAAcggaaaatatatattcaaataggtGCAGGGCTTGAGAGGTCCAAATGGGTCAAACATATGCTGTACACAGCATGTATACACTTGTGTATACTTTGTGATTCTTTTTCAGGATTGGGCCAAGGCCCttcagccccccccccccctttattaACAGGCCCAAAGGCCATTTGTTTCTGCAGGTTTTAAAGGAGGCCCAAGTATAAGGATTAGTTTATGACAAGTGGGCCAAAGCCCAAATGAAAGAATTTGGGCAATCAagcccaagttcaaatatttctttctctattatttatttgtttgaattatttaatatcttggtagaattttaaaaatctcCTAAAGGGGTagccatttttcattatttaaattttattatttttgttttacttacttttatcacaatttagttttccttaaattaattccctcaaaatatctccctttagaaataaataaaaataataacaatgaaataaaaatattaaaacgaatttctttttatttagttaacaatttatttttaatagtcatttagtcaaatcgccggtcaaccgcaagttagcggACATCCCGAGGGCCTAATACCTTCTCgggatgtacattgaacttcgaacctttgtttttcaattgattttaatctgttttaaatcttttgaaatttttcttgattttatcaaaatcaagtggcgactccgtAATTCGAAAagtcgatttttcttaaataataagattaattgatttttcgaaacctagtcaatattttcccatttttaaaccaaaaaatagttaatagtaatttttaaataaaacagaaatggcgactctgCTGGGGATTAATTAAGTTCTAACCATAAGATTTGACTGTTTGACTAACTgtttttaattgttaaaatattgtttatactgaatatgtttaaatttttcataaattgtcATTGCATTCATGGCATATTTCCAATATATCTGTATAGTATATTAAAGGACGGTTTGCGGAACCGCAGCCGAACTTTTTTATACTCACTCTTTTTCGAAATTAGCGGCAATTTATTGGTTCGTTAGGCGTCCAATGGTTGTCGCGAGTTTCAGCCCAAATTGCCCGTTTGGGTTCCCGGTCCTTTCAAAAGCCACTCTTAGTCAACTAGCGTAGAGCCGAGCCAAAATCCCGAACGTAAGAGCATTTGAACTAAGACGACCCAACGCCCAAGGCgtgttgggcccattagaaGCCCACCTTGCGTCTATTTGGCCTAAATTGCCAAAAACGGACaatcatgtttatgtgtttattgaaggatgtatatgcATTTTAAAAATGCTTTATTGTCCACGGGGTGGGGGTTGACTAAATTTTGTTCGCTATTTTTGTAGGATGAACCCGGCACACAAACCTCTGAAAACAAGAATGGTTACTGTCCCTGACCCTTTCCTCAAAGTATGGTGGAAGTTCATGAACAACGAAGATAAAGGAATTGTTCAGAAACACATAGGTCATCTTCCGTCGTTGTTAGAGATGAATGCGTGGCCTGGCTTAATTGGAACGATGGTGAAATTCTGGGATAGCGAGAATATGGTTTTTCGATTCGGGGAAGTAGAGTTGACGCTGACTATAGAAGAAATTCTCATCAGTTATGAAAGTATCGCCATGTGCAACAAAAGGAAACGACATCCAGATACAGATCTCCTAAATCCTATAACATGGGATTTCGCCAAAATTAAAGAGATGTTGTCATTGGTTAAAGCCGAGTGGATGGACAAACTCCCTGGTCCGAATATACCTTTCAGAAAGTTATATTATCGATTTGGGCGTGCAAGGGCTTATGAGAAACATGAAGATGAGTTCgtctcaaaagaaaaatggaaagagGCGCATCCCCTTGCATTTGCGATATGTTTGCTCGGCACGATGGTTTTTCCCCAAGGGCCAAAATACACTATTCATCCTAGTGTATTTATGGTCACTCATGCCATTTTTTATGGAGTGGATTACAAAACATCGACGAAGTATTACACTTTAGCGCCTATGATTCTGGCCGACATCTACAGGGCTTTAGACAAGTGTCAGAACGGAGAACGCTTCTTTCAAGGGTGTAATTTGATACTACAGTGGTGGATGATGCGTCATTTAATCAAGACTCATAACCCCAAAGAACCAGATCCCTTTAGACGATACGACGAGCTACATAGTCATGACTGGTGATTGTATCACAATCGTTGCAACAAGACTGGAGgagagagtttttggtatcCGAGGCTTCGAGGGTTGAGAGAAGAAGACGTACAATGGTCGATAGATAGTTTGGTGGTAACTAAGAATATGGTGGTTCGAGCTGAAAAGGTCCCTTATTTGGTATTTGCTGGGTTAAGAGGAACTAGGCCATACGCCCCCGGTCGAGTGCTGAGGCAACTAGGAGGGAAACAGGAGTTTCCCCAGATTGCAGATATGAGGAAATTCGTAACTGACCACGAGAATGGGCGAGTGGCATTTTCCGAAGACATGCGTAGGATGTGGAGATCTCGAAGAGTGTTGGGTGAGCCTGTACCAGATAGGTTTCGTCCAGAATGTTCGAAGGAGTACaaagaatggttgaaaaagaGTCTCGCTGGAACAATTGAGCCTGGTCCGAACGTTCCTCACATTATTGCCGATGTTGGAGCCAAACATCAAGTCCGACTTCACCGCCTTCAAGAGAAGTTTGATAAGAGTGAATTAGAGCATCAACGTCGTCATTCCGAAGATGCCAAAGTCATAGCTCGATTGAAACAAGAACTGCGAAGGGCCAGACGATGCATGACAGAGTTAGATGATAGCATGGAGCGACAGATTCAATCGATAGAGGGGTTCAGTCATCAAGAAGGAGCTCGATTGGAAAGAGATCATCTCTGGGCGAATAGATATGCCATGTGGGAAGAGGTCAACATCGCCAAGAGGACCAGACTTGGCGAAGGATCAGAGGAGGCATGATTTTTACCATCCCCTGCGTGGGACAGTTTTATTTGtactttgttttgtaatttatttttcaggactattttttgttttatgtttatcaGACATTTTGGATGCTATTAATGAAATATTGTGGGGGATAATAATCGGGTTTAAAAAagcatatacatccttcaattcGTTAGGcttacccttggcacaaaagggtcacatgcatgtttaggacacgatatatttgtttaaatgcttatgtgttatgtcGCTATGATTGAGGATATCGTAAACCCACTCCTAGCCAAAATCCTAAAGAGTATACAGAAGCCAACATTACAATTGTCCGACCAAAATTCCcgagtctcaagtttctcacacAAAATCCATACCATAAATCCTAAATACCGCTCTATCATCTCAGGAAAGTTGAATCACCGCTATGGACAAAGGCAAGAACGTCCAGACGGAGCTCACTGGGGAGGAATTGCGAAGAAAGATCGAGCGAGTCACTTGAGAGATTCAGAAGGTTAAGGAGGAAGAACTCAAAGTAGACGTGACCACGGCGATTTACAAAGCTGCGGTCACAACCTTGGATGAAGATCTGGCGTCACagataaagagaaagaaggaggtTGAGATGGAAACCGAAAGCCTAAGGAAAAGGTTGAACTTGCTTCGTTTGGAGATACACGAAGGAAAGGCGAGAGAGGCGAAGATAGATATCGAGACTGCTGTGTTGTTGGACAGAAGCGCGGCGCTCGACGAGGAATTGGCGACCCATAGCGACCCAAAGGGCGGAAAATACCTCGCCCGTGATCAGGGAGCAGATAACAGTGGCCTCGGCCGTGAAGTGATTGAGgaggatgatgaagaagaaatcgtctacaagcctccatttcaGACTGTCtgaaaggaaaggaatgacGCAGCCACAAGACAAGAAATCTCCAAATGTGGTCTTCTAGAAATCTCAATGTTGTTTTTCAATTCCCTTGTAATCACAACGAAAGAATGAATGGAAAATTTTCATCCTAAAatccgaactacgttgggcctgaattctccccgtgagatacgtaggcagccttctcGGCTCGGCCCCTATCacagaaaattttcattctcctccaTGTTTCGGAGATACGAAAATAAGATCAACGGACGTCGCAAagcagctgcaagaagaccatagctcaacgtgattcagATTTCCCAAGATAGCgccaaacaaacaaattcctgtttgttcaaaatatatatccGTCCTTATTCGTGggttaagatatcctcaaacaaaacgacttgtgtgtttatctgttttatgtgcgatattatgcattttgtactctggatatgcactaacaaatttgcctttgagttgtttttaccTCTCAGGTACCTTTTTACTGATCTGTATCAataaagctggcagatcatcctTACTTCACCAGATCGAAAGGTCCTACAGATTCCTTCCCTCGATCAAATTCAGATAAAGGAAAAACAGTTATGGGAGACAACAATGACGAAGTGCGTCTTACTGACGTTGTGGTGGCTCAGCCCACTGTAGTGGAACAGAACGAATTGATCATGCAACTGATGCAACAGATTGCTGAAATGAAAGTTGAAATGCAACGGAGACAGGATGCGCCTCCACCTGGATTTGGTACTAATATTGCTGATGCAAGACCTCCGGTCTACTTCCCTTCATCAAACATAGATCCAACTCAGAACCAGCCTTCTACACCAGTGCATAATCCGTCTGTGATTGACCTCACAACCCAAAACCCCCAATACGCTTCTGCATCTTACCAAACTCCTTCACCTCTTCCAAATAACCACCCTCAAATACCACCCCATCCTCAGAATACTCAAACTGCCCCACCGCCACGAAATCAAAACCAAACTCAAACTGCCTTCAATACCCAAGCATTTCATCCGCATTTGAGCCAGAACACCAATCCTCAGGCCTACCCACAAAACTACCAGACCGCCCAAAACGTTCCAAGTCCCTCTATAGCTCCACCCCTCCCCAAAAGAGCCACCTTCCAAGTTCCCATTCCTGCCGAGCACGAGGTGCACGGTTCTGAGTTGGATCACTATGAAGAACAGGAAAGAGAATCGAAGGCGAAAGAAGAAGTGAAGATCGATATAAAGGAAGAAATCAAAAGGGCTATGAAAGAGCTACAGTGCATCCCAGACGCCGTCGGACTTAGCTATGCAGAATTGTGCATCCATCCAGATTTGAACCTTCCCGAAGGTTTTAAAATTCCGAAGTTTGACACCTTCGGAGGAGTGGGCAATCCTATGGCGCATTTGAGAGCGTATTGTGACCAGCTCGTGGGAGTTAGCAGGGATGAGGCCTTGTTGATGCGGCTTTTCAGCCGAAGTCTGTGTGGGGAGGCCCTCGAGTGGTTTACTTCACATGAAACTAGGCAGTGGCCCAGTTGGAATGCATTGGCTAAGGACTTCATTGACCGATTCGCCTACAATGTTGAAATAGTGCCCGATCGGTATTCTCTagataagatgaagcagaaaccAACTGAAAGCTATAGGGAATTTGCCTATAGGTGGAGGAAAGAAGCGGCGAGGGTAAGGCCACCCATGACCGAGAAAGAGATTGTGGAAGTGTTCGTGCGGGTACAGGAGCCTGAGTACTATGATCGAATCATGTTGCTGGTCGGAGCTAAATTCGCTGAGATAGTCAAagttggtgagactatcgaagatggtCTAAAATCGGGGAAGATAGCCCGTGTATCTGCGTCGCCTGGGTCTTCAGGATTGATAAGAAAGAGAAGAGAGGAAGTTTCCGCTGTCTCGTATGGGGGAAGAAAAACCCCTAGAAACCCGTCACATTCCCAAGATCGTTTCAGGCCTTCCCCAAAGTCTCACCGATCCAACTACCCACAACTCAATCATCCTAATAACCACAATACTGTCCCCACCTATCAGAATGCTCAAATTTTGTCGTACCAAAGTCCACCCTCTAATCTCCAAAATTTTTCTCCCATATACCCAAATTACCCTCAACCATACCAGATCCCATCCCCTTATCAGAATATTGCTCCCAACTGTGCCAACGTACAGTCGAGCTACCGACCACCTCCACCCACttatcaagtccaagctccaTTATACCAGGACCCCCTCCCGAATTACCAAGCTCCAATGCCAAATTTCCAGGCAAACCCTTATCCCCGGAGCCAAGCTCCTCGTACAAATACCCAAAATTATCAGCGGGTGCCTCCCCCTCGGCAAAGCGGTTATGATACTTCTCGACCGAGATTTGAAAAAAAGCCTTCAAGGAAATTTACCACACTTGCTGAAAGCCGGACCAAACTATTTGAGAGGTTAGTCGCAGATGGATACATCCATCCTGTGGGGCCCAGACCCGTGGATGTCAACTCAAAGTTCTACAGGCCGGATCAAAggtgtgcttatcattccaacagtgttggacatgacACGGAAGATTGCATCAACCTTAAGCACAAAATCCAAGACCTGATCGATCAGGAGGTAGTTTCTCTTCAACCGGCGGTGCCAAACGTCAACACAAATCCGTTGCCGAACCATGGAAGTGACAACCTTAATATGATTGAAACGGATGAAGACGGGTGTGGAACAAAGATGATTACCCCTATTGTGCATGAGGACTTGGAAAGGGCTGTCCCTTCTTTAAGCGTCAAGGAAAGGAGGGAGTTTGTTATTCTGACACCTGTAAAggctgttgccttggtgcctTCGAAAACTTTCGTTAAGCCCAAATTTGTCATTGAAACCGCCGTGGCCCAAAGCATGACCAGGTCCGGAAGGTGCTACACTCCTGATGAGCTTGCTCTCGAAGGACAGAAGAAGGACCATGCTAAGAGGCCGACAAGCGAGGGGGAAGCAGAAGAATTCTGGAGAAGGATGCAACCGAAGGACTATTCCATCgtcaaacatttagagaagaCTCCGGCTCAGATCTCCGTGTGGGCCCTGTTGATGAGCTCTCAGTCCCACAGGCAGGCCTTAATGAAAGCTCTTGATGATATATACGTATCCTCAGGTACAAGTAGTGATAACGTGGCCGCTATGATTCATCAAGTCATTCGGGGGCACCGGATCAGCTTTTGTGACGATGAGTTGCCAGTCGAAGGAAGATCCCACAACAAAGCGCTACACATTACCGTGATATGTTGTGGAAAGGTTGTCAACTGTGTTTTGGTAGATGATGGGTCTGGTTTGAATATTTGCCCATTGACGACGTTGAGGCAACTAAATTTTGACCTTGGGAAACTGGAGCAGAATCAGGTCAATGTAAGGGCATTTGATGGTGTGCAAAGAGACACCTTAGGGGCTGTGactttgacccttcaaatgggcccCGCAGAGTTCAGTGCGCAATTCCAAGTATTGGACATAGACACTAGCTAcaaccttcttttgggaaggccgTTTATCCACATGGCTGGAGCCGTCCCCTCTACTCTCTATCAGATGATGAAGCTTGTatggaaaaatgaagagttagtGATTCACGGCGAGGGAAGTCGCTCGGGCAAGCAGGTGTCGGTCATTGATGAGATGCCGCAAGGCGCAGACTTTTACACGGTGGAGCTGGTGAATGCCACCAACGAAGATTTGGCCCTCAACTCCATGCCAACCGTGTACAAAATGATAGCCACGGTGATGCTGCAAAATGGGTTCGAGCCAGGTTTCGGATTGGGAAGAGATTCTAAAAGAATTATTGAGCCTGTTCCGGTCCTTGCTCAGGGATCaaagtatggtttggggtacatcccaACAGATGATGATAGGAAGATGAAGAGGAGAAGGGATCAAGAGTTGACTAAGCCGATCCCGCATCTCTATCACTCCTTTCCAGTTCGGGAGCATGCCGAGCCTGAAGACgacggggaaggaatctgtgacctGTTCAAGGAGATCAATGCCGTCATAGAGGAGGAGGCTGAGCCAGCTGGCTTTCGTGATTCTGAACCGGGGGAGATGCTGAAGAATTGGACGTCCACACCAATCCTAATGTCCCGGACTTTTGGGTAGAAAGGAATTATTTTGTGCATGCCAAAATCGGTGGTCGTTCGGAAGAGGCCTGAGACCCACCATTTCtacattttcttgattttgaattttgttatgattgttTAAAGGGCGACACGGCCTTGTGCTATGACccaaatttgcatttttgattcaatttaaatgaaagcctctttattttgactttgtttattcgattgcttgttatattttacttttctaaattttgtctgtttatgatttcagtaacgtaagttacaaacctgccaatgtcatgtcatgtcatgagctaAACGAGCAAAATAAGGCAAATGACGACGAGGCTGACGACTACGACGAAGAAAGTGGGGAACCAGACTATGTGGTAGAAGAATTTCGGCAGTTCGAGAATCAACATAAACCGAATCTGGAGAAAACAGAGACGATGAATTTGGGAGATTCAGAatgtgtcaaagaggttaagatcagcacTCACCTGAATGAAACTCAGAAGGAGAGCCTGGTGCATTTGCTTGCCGAATACAGCGATGTGTTTGTTTGGAAGGTCAGTGACATGCAGGGGCTGAGTACcgatgtcgtatctcataagctgCCTATCAACCCAGGGTTCGAGCCGGTGAAGCAAAAGACTCGGAAATTCAGGCCTgaattgagtttgaagattaaggaGGAAATCACCAAGCAGATAGAGTCTCAGATGGTAGAAGTAACGCAATATCCCACCTGGTTGGCGAATGTCGTTCTGGTcgccaagaaagatggaaaaatcaggatttgtgttgattacagagatctcaacaaggctagtccaaaggataatttcccgttgccaaatatccatattctgattgacaactgtgccaaacatgagatgcagtcatttgtggattgttacgcgGGTTATCACCAGATTCTGATGGATGAGGAAGACGCGGAGAAAACGGCCTTCATCACACCTTGGGGGGTGTATCACTATAGGGTGATGCCGTTTGGGCTCAAAAACGCCGGTGCTACCTACATGAGAGCCATGACGACCATCTTTCATGACATGattcacaaggaaattgaagtgtacGTGGACGATGTTATAATCAAATCCCGCAAGAGTTCGGATCATTTGACACACCTGCgaaaattctttgaacgtttgCGTAGATACAACTTGAAGCTAAACCCCGCCAAATGTGCTTTTGGAGTCCCAGCTGGGAAATTGTTAgggtttatagtcagcagaagaggtattgagctcgacccttcCAAGATCAAAGCAATTCAGGAGTTACCTCCGCCGAAgacgagaaaagaggtgatgagtttcttagggaggttaaactatatcagccggtttatagcacaatcgacggtggtatgtgagcctatcttcaagttgctgaagaaagatgccctaactaagtggactgaggagtgccagaccgctttcgacgctatcaagagctacttgtctaacccaccagtattggttcctccgcgggaagggagtcctttgttgctATATTTGTCTGTCTCGGATAACGCCTTTGGATGTGTACTTGGTCGACACGACGAGACGGGGAAGAAGGAAAAGGCTATCTACTACATCAGCAAGAAGTT encodes the following:
- the LOC138347802 gene encoding uncharacterized protein encodes the protein MGDNNDEVRLTDVVVAQPTVVEQNELIMQLMQQIAEMKVEMQRRQDAPPPGFGTNIADARPPVYFPSSNIDPTQNQPSTPVHNPSVIDLTTQNPQYASASYQTPSPLPNNHPQIPPHPQNTQTAPPPRNQNQTQTAFNTQAFHPHLSQNTNPQAYPQNYQTAQNVPSPSIAPPLPKRATFQVPIPAEHEVHGSELDHYEEQERESKAKEEVKIDIKEEIKRAMKELQCIPDAVGLSYAELCIHPDLNLPEGFKIPKFDTFGGVGNPMAHLRAYCDQLVGVSRDEALLMRLFSRSLCGEALEWFTSHETRQWPSWNALAKDFIDRFAYNVEIVPDRYSLDKMKQKPTESYREFAYRWRKEAARVRPPMTEKEIVEVFVRVQEPEYYDRIMLLVGAKFAEIVKVGETIEDGLKSGKIARVSASPGSSGLIRKRREEVSAVSYGGRKTPRNPSHSQDRFRPSPKSHRSNYPQLNHPNNHNTVPTYQNAQILSYQSPPSNLQNFSPIYPNYPQPYQIPSPYQNIAPNCANVQSSYRPPPPTYQVQAPLYQDPLPNYQAPMPNFQANPYPRSQAPRTNTQNYQRVPPPRQSGYDTSRPRFEKKPSRKFTTLAESRTKLFERLVADGYIHPVGPRPVDVNSKFYRPDQRCAYHSNSVGHDTEDCINLKHKIQDLIDQEVVSLQPAVPNVNTNPLPNHGSDNLNMIETDEDGCGTKMITPIVHEDLERAVPSLSVKERREFVILTPVKAVALVPSKTFVKPKFVIETAVAQSMTRSGRCYTPDELALEGQKKDHAKRPTSEGEAEEFWRRMQPKDYSIVKHLEKTPAQISVWALLMSSQSHRQALMKALDDIYVSSGTSSDNVAAMIHQVIRGHRISFCDDELPVEGRSHNKALHITVICCGKVVNCVLVDDGSGLNICPLTTLRQLNFDLGKLEQNQVNVRAFDGVQRDTLGAVTLTLQMGPAEFSAQFQVLDIDTSYNLLLGRPFIHMAGAVPSTLYQMMKLVWKNEELVIHGEGSRSGKQVSVIDEMPQGADFYTVELVNATNEDLALNSMPTVYKMIATVMLQNGFEPGFGLGRDSKRIIEPVPVLAQGSKYGLGYIPTDDDRKMKRRRDQELTKPIPHLYHSFPVREHAEPEDDGEGICDLFKEINAVIEEEAEPAGFRDSEPGEMLKNWTSTPILMSRTFGNVSYKPANVMSCHELNEQNKANDDEADDYDEESGEPDYVVEEFRQFENQHKPNLEKTETMNLGDSECVKEVKISTHLNETQKESLVHLLAEYSDVFVWKVSDMQGLSTDVVSHKLPINPGFEPVKQKTRKFRPELSLKIKEEITKQIESQMVEVTQYPTWLANVVLVAKKDGKIRICVDYRDLNKASPKDNFPLPNIHILIDNCAKHEMQSFVDCYAGYHQILMDEEDAEKTAFITPWGVYHYRVMPFGLKNAGATYMRAMTTIFHDMIHKEIEVYVDDVIIKSRKSSDHLTHLRKFFERLRRYNLKLNPAKCAFGVPAGKLLGFIVSRRGIELDPSKIKAIQELPPPKTRKEVMSFLGRLNYISRFIAQSTVVCEPIFKLLKKDALTKWTEECQTAFDAIKSYLSNPPVLVPPREGSPLLLYLSVSDNAFGCVLGRHDETGKKEKAIYYISKKFTPYESRYTLLERTCCALTWLAQKLRHYLSSYTTYLISRMDPLKYIFQKAMPTGKLAKWQMLLSEFDIVYVTQKAIKAQALADHLAENPVDEEYEPLKTYFHDEEVSFVGEDISEAYPGWRLFFDGAVNHQGKGVGAVLVSESGQHYPMAAKLRFNCTNNMAEYEACILGLKMAVDMNVYELLLIGDSDLLIHQVQGEWAVKNPKIVPYVQYVQNMCKRFRKIEFKHTPRIQNELADALATIASMIKHPDIDYIDPLDIDLKEHPVHCSHVESEPDGLPWYFDIKRYLESGTYPEDATSNQKKSIRRMALNFFLNGEVLYRRTPDLGLLRCVDAAEAVRLIEQIHAGVCGTHMNGLTLARKVLRADYFWMTMEHDCCKFVQKCHKCQVHGDLIRVPPHELNAISSPWPFLAWGMDVIGPIEPAASNGHRFILVAIDYFTKWVEAASYKSVTKKVAADFVRNNLICRFGVPESIITNNGANLNSHLMKEICEQFKISHRRSTAYRPQMNGAVEAANKNIKKILRKMIDKQRGWHEMLPYALLGYRTTVRTSTGATPYLLVYGTEAVVPVEVEIPSLRIIQEAELSNAEWVSKRIDQLAFIDEKRMVAVCHGQLYRQRMTRAFHKRVRARNFEVGQLVLKRIFPHQDEYKGKFAPNWQGPYMVRKVLSGGALVLSEMDGAVWPKPINSDAVKRYYA